The genomic window GCCACGGATCAGCTTCTTCCAGCCGAACTTGGTGACCTGCTTGTCGCGCTTGACGATGACCTTGCCGTCTTCGAGGCAGAGGTCAACCCATGCATTTTCCTTGCGGTACTGATTCTCAGCGACCTTACGACGTACGATATGGCGATCAATCTGGTACTCTTCTACATCATAATAGTAGTCGAGAATGTCCTGCTTGGAGAGGCCCATGGCCTTAAGCAGGACAGTCGCGGGCATTTTGCGGCGACGGTCGATACGCACATAGAGAATGTCTTTGTGGTCAAAGTCAAAATCCAGCCAGGAACCGCGCATGGGAATAATGCGGCAGCTGTAAAGGACCCTGCGGCTGGTATGTGTTTTACCGGAATCATGTTCAAATATGATACCGGGAGAACGCTGAAGCTGGTTAACGATAACGCGTTCAGTTCCATTTATAATAAATGTACCCTGCTCACTCATGAGCGGAACGGTTCCGAAGTAGATATCCTGCTCTTTAATGTCGCGGATAGTTCTGCTTTCGGTTTCCTCATCAACATCAAAGACCACGAGACGAACCTTGATACGGATAGGAGCTTCATAAGTGAGCCCCTTGGAGATACACTCATCCATATCATACTTAGGCTCGCCAATGTCATAACTGACATATTCGAGACTTGCGGTTTTGTTGAAATCTTCAATCGGAAAAACCGAACGAAAAACTCCTTCGAGGCCTACATCCGCCCTACTGGCGGGGGCTACGCCTTCCTGAAGGAATTTTTTGAAGGAATCCACTTGCAGTTCAAGCAGGTGGGGAATCGGCAGAGTGACTTTGATCTTTCCAAATATTTTTCTGAGCTGACCCATCGTATCCTCAATCAAGTGAGAAGGTTAGGGTTGGAATGAAGCAATTTGACGAACATCAACCAATAAATAGTCAGTTACAAGTCAAAAAGTACAAGATAAACGTAGGCGGCAGAACAATTTGCCTGAAAGAAATTTTTTAAAGTTTATTTTGATCGCGCTAAAAGACCCGGCTGCGCCTTTTCCGAATCCTATCAAAATAATTGATCAGGCAATTTTGTCAATCTTTTTAACAGCGAGAAGAGCGCAACCCCGTTTTACAGGGGTTTGCGCTCCTCTTGCATAAGCGATAAATTCGCCTGAATTACTTCATTTCGGCTTCAGCACCGGCTTCTTCAAGCTGCTTAAGAGCTTCTTCAGCTTCTGCTTTTTCTACGCCTTCTTTGATAGCTGCGGGAGCTTCATCAACTTTAGCCTTGGCTTCTTTGAGGCCGAGACCGGTCAGAGCGCGAACTGCTTTAATAACAGCAATTTTGTTGCCGCCAGCGCCTTTCAGGATAACGTCGAATTCGGTCTGTTCTTCAGCTTCTGCTGCGCCGCCTGCTGCGCCGGGCATAGCTGCTACTGCTGCTACGGGAGCTGCTGCGGAAACGCCGAACTTCTCTTCCAGTTCTTTGATGAACTCGGAGAGTTCGAGAACAGTCATATTGGAAATAAAATCAACTACCTGATCTTTGGTGATATCTGCCATGGAAATTTCCTCCTGGGAATATACTTTGATTTGCCTTGACTAGGCCGTTATGCAGCGTCTTTCTGATCTTTCACTGCGGAAAGAACATTCAGAAGGCCGCGAGGTACATTTGCGAGCAAGCTCACAAAGTTGGTAGGTACAGCATTCATTGTACCCAGAGTTTTGCCGAGGAGCTCTTCCTTGCTCGGAAGCTTGGAAAGCGCCTGCACGCCATCTTCGTCAAGAAATTTGCCCTCAAGGGATGCGAAACGCATTTCGAAAGTTTTGCTTTCTTTTGCGAAATCAGCAACTGCTTTAGCTGCTGCAACAGGATCATCATATCCGGTTACAACTGCGCAGTTTTCCTTGAATTTGTCAGCCAGTACTTCATGTTCAGTACCAGTAAAAGCCAACCGGGCCAGAGTGTTCTTGACTACTTGGCAATCGACACCGACATTACGCAGGTTAGCGCGGAGCTGAGTAAACTCTTCCACACCAAGGCCTTTGAAGTCAGTAACGATGGCAATACTCGCCCTTTCAGCTCTATCTTTAAGCTGCTCAATAATCTGGGCTTTTTCTTGCCTGTTCACCGTAACACTCCTAATGCTTTGACCCGGAAAGCAAGTCAAAGTGTTGTCTAAGCAGGATATTAAGGGACCATCCCTCCTGCCGTCTTCGACTAAACTTCCCGTGTATTTATACATCAAGGGCCGCCCTTACGGGCGGCCTATGACATTTTAGGACTCTGAATACTTTCTTGCGGAAAGGGGATCAATTTTGAAACCGGGTCCCATGGTGGTAGCTACGGCAACAGCCTTCATGTAGGTACCTTTCGCAGAGGAAGGTTTCATTTTGCCCACTGTTTCCAGCAGAGTTTTGAGGTTCTCAAGAAGCTTTTCAGCTCCGAAAGAAACCTTTCCGATGGGCGCGTGAAGAACACCGGCCTTGTCGACCTTGAATTCTACGCGTCCAGCTTTAAGTTCATTAACGGCTTTAGCCACATCAAAAGTAACGGTGCCAGTCTTAGCGTTAGGCATCAGACCGCGAGGTCCGAGCACACGGCCGATCTGACCGACTTTAGCCATCATGTCAGGAGTTGCGATAGCTTTATCGAAATCAAGCCATCCATCCTTAACTTTGGCAACCAAATCATCGCCACCGACAAAGTCAGCGCCAGCTTCCTTGGCTTCCGCTTCTTTTTCCCCGTTCACGAAGCAAGCGATTCTTACTTCTTTACCAAGACCGTTGGGCAGAGAAACTGCGCCGCGGATCATCTGGTCTGAATACTTAGGGTCTACGCCGAGGTTGATGGCAACATCAACTGTCTCGTCGAACTTGGCATATGCCTTATCTACAGCAGAAGCTACCGCTTGCTCGACGGTCAGGCCGAACTGCTCTGTACCTTCTGTTGCTTTTCTGTATTTTTTTCCGTGCTTAGGCATGATCTATTCCCCTTACCTATTCTGTGACTTCAATGCCCATACTGCGGGCTGTTCCCATGATGGATTTCATGGCAGCTTCAGTATCGGCAGCGGTCAGGTCGGGAGCCTTCAGCTCAGCAATTTCTTTAACCTGAGCCTTGGTTACTTTACCGACCTTGTTTTTGTTAGGCTCACCGGAACCCTTTGCAAGCTTTGCAGCTTTAAGCAGGAGGGTAGATGCCGGAGGAGTCTTGGTAATGAAGGAAAAGGACCTGTCTTGGTAGACAGTGATAATCACCGGAATGATCATGCCCTTCTGATCCTGCGTTTTAGCGTTGAACGCCTTGCAGAATTCCATTATATTTACACCGTGCTGACCGAGAGCAGGACCGACCGGAGGGGACGGGTTTGCTGAGCCAGCAGGTATCTGAAGCTTGATTTTGCCTATTTCTTTCTTGGCCATCGCTTTATGTCCTATATTAAATTCCAGTGAGGATACTCACTGTCGGAAATGAATATGCAGCAGTGCGGTCAGGACTACCCTTTGGTTACCTGAACGAAGTCAAGTTCCACTGGGGTCTGGCGGCCGAAAATGGAGACTGACACCCGAAGCTTGCCTTTATCGTAGTTGACATCTTCTACAACGCCGTTGAAACCGCTGAAAGGTCCATCAATAACCCTGACTTCATCGCCACGGTCAAAGTTGAACTTGGGTCTCGGCTGTTCCTGACGGTCTTCCATCAGGCTCAGGATTTTGGCTGCTTCGCTGTCGCGCATTGGAGTCGGGCGGTTTTTGCCACCAATGAATCCGGTAACACGAGGAATAGATTGGATGAGATGCCATGATTCATCCTCCATGATCATTTTGATCATGACATAACCCGGGTAAAATTTCCGGGTAGATGTTCTTTTTTCCCCTTTAACCAGCTCGACAACTTTCTCCGTGGGAACGACGACTTCTTCGATCAGTCCTTTGTCCTGACCGGTTCTCATCATCTCACGGACAGTCTGCTCAACCCGCTGTTCAAAACCTGAATAGGTATGAACAATGTACCAGCGGGCCTTCTTTCCCTGAGGTTTTTCAGCGTCTTCGCTCATGGAACTCTTTCCTTTTTACGGGTTATTTAAGACAGGATTGTCTCAACAAGTTTGCTGAGACCCATGTCAACAACACCCAGAAAAAGCGACATGACTACGACAAGGACCAAGACGGCGGTACAGGTCTGTATAGTCTCTTTCTGAGTAGGCCATACGACCTTCTTGATTTCGACCTTAGACTGCTCCAGAAATTCGGTGAACTGTTTAATCTTTCCACCGGCACCCTGAGCTTCAGCCTTAGCCTGAACTCCCGCACTTTTATTTTTTTTCTTGGCCATATTGATTTCCCATAAATGAAGTGGCAGGCCAGGAGGGATTCGAACCCCCAGCATTCGGTTTTGGAGACCGACGTTCTAGCCGTTGGAACTACTGGCCTGCTTATTTATAGAATCTACTTGGTTTCTCTGTGAAGAGTATGCTTCTTATCAAAAGGGCAATACTTCTTCAGTTCGACACGACCAGTAGTGTTCTTCTTATTCTTCATCGTCGAATAGTTACGACGCTTACACTCGGTGCACTGCATCAGAACTTTGACACGCATGTCTTACTCCAGAATTTCAGTTACAACACCTGCGCCAACGGTACGGCCACCTTCGCGAATAGCGAAGCGCAGACCCGGATCCATAGCAACTGGGTTGATCATTTCAACGTTGAAAGTAGCGTTATCGCCAGGCATAACCATTTCAACGCCTTCATCGAGAGTTACAACACCGGTGATGTCAGTTGTACGGAAGTAGAACTGAGGACGGTAGCCGGAGAAGAAAGGAGTGTGACGTCCACCTTCGTCTTTAGAGAGAACGTATACTTCTGCTTTGAACTTGGTGTGAGGGTTGATGGAACCGGGAGCAGCAAGAACCTGTCCACGTTCAACTTCTTCACGCTTAATACCGCGGAGAAGAACACCAACGTTATCGCCAGCCTGACCCTGATCGAGCAGCTTGCGGAACATTTCAACACCAGTACAAGTAGTCTTGGCGGTTTCTTTAATACCAACGATTTCAACTTCTTCACCAACTTTTACCACACCGCGTTCTACGCGACCGGTAACAACGGTACCACGACCGGAGATGGAGAAAACGTCTTCGATAGGCATGAGGAAAGGTTTGTCGATGTCGCGCTCGGGCTCTTCAATGTAGGAGTCACAAGCTGCGAGAAGGTCGAGGATGGGCTTTGCAGCGTCATCACCAGCACTATCGCACTCGAGAGCTTTAAGAGCGGAACCGAGGATAACCGGAAGGTCATCACCGGGGAAATCGTAAGAAGAGAGAAGTTCGCGAACTTCCATTTCTACGAGTTCGAGCAGTTCTTCGTCATCAACCATGTCGCATTTGTTCAGGAATACAACGATTCCGGGAACACCAACCTGACGAGCGAGCAGGATGTGCTCACGAGTCTGAGGCATGGGACCGTCGGTAGCCGCAACAACGAGGATTGCGCCGTCCATCTGAGCTGCACCAGTAATCATATTCTTGATGTAGTCAGCGTGACCGGGGCAGTCTACGTGAGCGTAGTGACGGTTTTCAGTTTCGTATTCAACGTGCGCAGTAGCAATGGTGATACCGCGTTCTTTTTCTTCGGGTGCCTTGTCAATTTCATCAAAGGCAACGTACTCGCCGTTACCAGCAAGACCTGCGATCTTGGTGATAGCAGCAGTCAGAGTAGTTTTACCGTGGTCAATGTGACCGATGGTACCGATATTAACATGAGGCTTACCGCGTTCAAATTTAGCCTTACCCATGATAAATCCCCCTATAAAATAGAGTTTTTAATGATTTAAAGCGTCAAAGGTCATACAACACAATGTATGGAGCCCACGTCCGGACTTGAACCGGAGACCTCTTCCTTACCAAGGAAGTGCTCTACCGACTGAGCTACGTGGGCATCCTTATTAAATGCGCATAATGGATAGGGTAAAAATGGAGCGGGAAACGAGATTCGAACTCGCAACCCTCAGCTTGGAAGGCTGATGCTCTAGCCGTTGAGCTATTCCCGCACCCTAATCCGTAGTTAAACAGCAGGCCTACCTGCCTCCTACAGCGCGATTTTCTAAAGTGGTGGTGGGGGGAGGATTCGAACCTCCGAAGGCGTTGCCGACAGATTTACAGTCTGTTCCCTTTGGCCACTCGGGAACCCCACCACTATATTTTGTTGTTTCACATGGAGCTGGCGATGGGACTTGAACCCGCAACCTGCTGATTACAAATCAGCTGCTCTACCAATTGAGCTACGCCAGCCCTTGTGAGCGAATCTTTCTACAAGCTCTGTTTTCAAATTGCAAGAACTTTTTGACTTTTTTTCAAATTATTCTCAGCTCGAAAACTTCGTCCGCCTGTGATTCGCCGAAGCAACGAAGCGGGGTTTAAATGGAAATCGCCTTTCAAGTCAATACCTTTTTTCATTTTTTTTAAATTTTTTCGAAAATAACCAACGCAATATATGCTATAAACGCAGGCAGGTTTTGACTTTGCGGACGTTTGGACGTAATTCACTGCCCTCGGCACTTATTGCCGTACAAACAAAGAACTTAAGATTCTCAGGTATTAAGAATATGAAATCACTTCCAATCAGTCCAGATAAACCATGGCTGGCGCCCCTGGCCGGATACTCAGACCTGCCATTTCGCATGCTCTGCCGTAAACGGGGATGCGCCGTGGCCTGTACAGAGATGGTCAGCGTCAAAGGTATAAAGTATGACGGCAAAGGAACTAAAGTCCTTCTGGCAACCTGTCCCGAAGATCATCCGCTGGTGGTCCAGCTCTTCGGCGGGGAGCCGCAGGACTATTCGGATACTATGCCCCAACTGCTTGACCAGGGCTACTCTTTTTTTGATTTAAACTCAGGCTGCCCGGTAAAGAAAGTCCTCAAAACCGGCGGAGGATCTGCCCTGCACCTTGACCCGGACAGATTAGTCGAAACAGCATCGACAATGGTCTGTATTGCCGGGGAAGGACGAGTCGGAGTCAAAATAAGACTCGGATTCATGAATGGCGAGGACAACTACCTCGAAATCGCCAAACGCCTTGAAGACGTTGGCGTTGCCTGGATCACCATGCATCCTCGATATGCCAAGCAGATGTTTTCAGGAGAAGCGGACTGGTCCAAACTGGCCACGTTGAAACAGAACGTCTCCGTCCCTGTAATAGGCAGTGGTGATCTTTTCACCGCTGAAGACGGCATGGAATGCATCAGGCAAACCGGAATTGACGGGATCATGTTTGCTCGCGGCGCGCTTTTCGACCCGGCTATTTTCGCCCGTTACCTGAAACTACTTGATGACCCGCAGTGTGCGACACTACCGCCCTTCGACCTCGGCAAAACTATGGAAGAGCATATCAATATTACCCGCGAGTTCGATGGCAGCACCCGTTCTTTTCGTAAGATCAGATCAATCCTGCCCCGCTATGCTAAGGGGATGGACGGAATCCGGGCTATTCGAACCAAGCTTACCTCTTGCGAAGACTGGGATGAACTAATAGAAGCTGCACGCGAAGTGTCCACACTTACCATGGACCGCTGTTAAGCATTTATTTTTTTTAAGCGATTGTTGACGATAATACTCTTTAAACTTAATATAGTATTGTGATTGAATAAAAGAATCTGACTTTAATCGGAGAAGCACATGGCCCAGACCGACATTTTACTTGAAGCTGGCACGAATGAACTTGAAATCGTTGAGTTCTGGCTTGAAGAAGAACCCCGCGAAGAAGGCGAAGGCAACTATCGCGGTTTTTACGGCGTAAACGTTGCCAAAGTTTTGGAAATTATCAGAATTCCTGAAAAAATTACCAAACTTCCCAAGGTTGCGCATCCGGCCATTATGGGCACATTTAACCTGCGCAACAAGGTTATTCCCCTTGTAGATCTGAGCCATTGGCTCAAAAAACCGCGTGTTGAAACAGAGCCTCCTAAAGTCATTGTGACCGAGTTCAACAATGTTTCCTCCGCTTTTCTTGTCTCCGGGGTAACCCGAATTCACAGAATCAGCTGGGAAAAGGTTGAAGCTCCTTCCAACTATGTATCCACCCTCTCCGAGGACTCCATTACCGGTGTTGTTAAATTCGATGACCGGATATCGCTGATTCTTGACCTTGAAAAAATCGTAGCTGAGCTCAATCCCGATCTCGGACTAAAACTTGACGATTCTATTGATTGGGCCAACCACGCAGGCTATAAGGCCATCATTGCTGACGACTCTACCCTGATCAGGGAAATGCTCTTTGAAATGATGGTCCGGGCCAAATTCTCTGTGGAAATGGCTAATACAGGGCGTGACTGTTGGGACAAACTTGTCGCAATGAAAAATAGATCTATTGAAGAAGGGAAGCCAATAACCGACTACGTCAATGTCGTCATTTCCGACATCGAAATGCCTGTTATGGACGGACACAACCTCACCGTGCGCATCAAGTCAGACGAGGTTCTCAAACAGCTGCCTGTAATCCTGTTTTCCTCCATCATTACCGATAAGTTGCGCCACAAGGGTGTATCTGTAGGTGCGGACGACCAGATTTCAAAGCCGGAAGTAACCCAACTGGCACAGCGCGCCATTGCCTTAATTGAAAAATAATCCAGGCGGAAATCAATATGGTTTCCCCTTCTGATTCCAAAACAAAAAAACGTACTGGAGCCTCGTTTAATCCGAGGGTCCAGTACGTTTTACTTATGTCTTTCTCAGTAGCTATCGGCATGGCTGCAGCAGGAGGGGCTTTCCTTTTCCGTTGGCTGATTGAAAATTTCCAACACTTGTTCTGGGCCAGCGGGCACTCCTTTCTGGATATGGCTGCCAACTCTCCATGGTGGTTGGTACTTTTCCTGCCCTGCGCAGGAGGACTTGTCGCCGGCATAATCATAACTAATTGGGCGCCGGAAGCCCAAGGTCCCGGAGTTCCGGAAGTAATCAAAGCACTGACTGTACGGGGCGGAATTATCCGCCATCGCATAACCTTTCTTAAGGCTCTGGTCACCAGCCTGCTCATCGGTTGCGGGGCGTCAGTGGGACGGGAAGGCCCGGTTGTCCAGATCGGGGCATCTCTAGGCTCCTCCGCAGCAAGAATATTCCGCCTTGATCCGGGCATGCTTCCTGTCTGTGTGGCCTCGGGCGCAGCGGCTGGAATCTCGGCAACCTTCAATGCCCCGCTCACCGGAACCCTCTTTGCCATCGAAATACTGCTGCTGGACACCGAAATGTCCTATGTAAGCCACATAATAGTGGCCTCGGTTACTGCTTCCGCCCTCTCTAAATTTTTCTGGGGAGACTTCCCTACTTTCGATGCTCCCAAATTTGTTTTCAATAATTTCGAAGAATTGATAATCTTCTTTCTGTTGGGAGTCCTTGCCGGACTGGTATCAATCACTTTTACAAAAATGATCCAGATCAGCGAATTCACTTTTGACCATATTCCGATTCCGGCATGGATTAAACCCGGACTAGGCGGACTCATCCTCGGTGCAATGGCTCTCAAAATACCAGCTGTGCTGGGCGTAGGCTACGAAGCCGTGAACATGGGTTTGACCGGAGTGCTGCCTCTTGATCTTGCCCTGATTCTTCTCGGTGCAAAACTGGTTGCCACATCCCTTTGTATCGGCTCCGGCATGAGCGGTGGAATTTTCGCCCCTTCACTTGTATTGGGTGCTGCGCTAGGGGTCTCGGTAAGCTCCACCATCAATATGGTTTTCCCGGAACTGGCCCTGACCCACGGCCAATACGCTCTTGTGGGCATGGGCACCGTGGTGGCCGGAACCACCCTTGCTCCCATAACCGCAGTACTCACTGTTTTTGAACTAACTTATTCCTACAAGATAATTCTGCCCATGATGGTTGGGTGCATCACCAGTGCGTTGGTAGTCCGCATCCTCAAAGGATATTCCGTATATGAAGCCAAACTGCTGCGTCAGGGAGTAAATATTCTTCGTGGTCACGATGAATCCGTGATGGTCAATGTTGCACTGCAGGAAATTATGAATAAAGAATTTGACCATCTGCATACAACCGACAGCCTCGACAAAGCAGCAGATATGGTGCTTAACTCCGAATTTCCACATTTTCCGGTGCTGGATGAAGATGAAAAACTTGCTGGAATCCTGACCCTGCGCGACATGCGGGCTTTTCTTCAAAATAATCAGGATTTAAAAGGCGGTGCTGAAATTGTGAATACCCTGATGGTCCGCACTGTTGTTTCTCTTCCAGCGGATTCGAATCTCAAGGAAGCCATTATAAAATTTGAAAGGACCGGGGTTTCATTTATACCACTCGTCAATCCTGATAATACTGTGGAAGGGATAATTAAATCCAAAGACGCTATGAGAATTTTCCGCGATAAAAGATATAAAAATAAAATTCTGTCGTCCTCGCTCTAATCCTTTTCCTTGTCTTCCGACAAAGAGACATATTCCAAAACCAGAATCCGCCCTCTACGACTTCCTTCTTTGTAATAAAACCCGGCAATAAAATTATATCCATGGTGGCAAAGCGGATCTGGTCCACATGATCCGGCGATTTTCTCAAAACCTGAACTAAGATAAGTAAAAAAATCACTTCCGCTATGATCACTCCCAACAGCCGAAGGTACCATACGCAAACCAAAAATGTCGGCCGCCCGACCGGCCAGACGTTTGCTAAGCTGTTTTCCAGAACTATCCAGAACGTAAATGGATACAATATTTGCATTCTTTTTTAACAAATCTTCAAAAATACGACTCATTTCACCGTCTTCTTCCTGCTGCAAACGATTCATGGTACTTTTCAACAACATATGAAAATTTCTAAAAATTTCACGGGCATACTCACCCTTTTTTTGGCTATCCGACCTTACAGACGGACTAATCCGGCTGACCTTATCGCTGAATGAATCTTCATTCCCCTCATCATCAGCACTGTCGGAATAGAAAAAGCCCTGTTGCAGATAAAAACCGCTTTGCATAAGGGCAGCAGCCTCAGCTTCGGACTCTACGCCCTTAGCCACGGGCATCACGCCGCAGTGGGAGAACATTTCCCAAGCTGAAGCAACTTTCCTTTTGATCCTACCCGACTTTTCAATTCCTTCATAAAAACGGCGGTCAAACTTAACGAAATCCGGCTTGATTATATGCAACCGGTCCATGCAATCCACCGAAGGAATAACATTATCAACCGACAGCCTGTACCCTTTCTCCTGCACAGAACGAATCATTCCCAATGGAGGTGATTCCTTGAGCTGCGCGTCATCCATTTCAAAAGCAAGCATACGCGGTGAATACTTAAATGGCTCTGCCTGGATATGGGGACTGCGGTCTTTCCCCTCTTCATGGCTGTATACATTGCAGTTGATATTCATAAAAAGCAGTATATCCCGATATTTTTCGTACAACGGCTTGTACGCTTCAAATCCTTTGTTCAAACACACCTGCTCAATTTTCAACTGTGCCTGAATGGGTAGGGAGGAGTTAAATAGACAAGCGGGCGATGCCACTGTTTCACCATTTTCATCAACACCACGAGCAAAGGCCTCAAAACCGATAACACTTCGTGATAAAAGAGAAACTACAGGCTGAAAATATATAACCAGAGTATCTTCGCTCACCACCTTGCTGATGGCTGTAATGCAACTTTTAATATTGTTTTCCACGCTATACTCCTCACAATTTAGCTAGAGTGTAGCATGGTTACAAAACAGTTCACACTTTTTTTGCAGCAAAAAAAAGGCTTCCCCAACGGAGAAGCCTTTGAATTTTCGAGTTAACTTTAGTCTTAACAAATACGGGGCAATTGCTCACCTTCCAGCATATTGAGCAGCCTTTTGCCACCAAGGGGGGTAACAAGAATAACCTTACCGGGATTGGCTTCAGTAATGGTTCCGACCTGACATGCATCCTTGCCTAATTCATCAGCACGCATGATCTCAAGTGCCTGCTCCGCATATTCCTGCGGCAGGATGCACAAAAACTTACCCTCATTGGCAAGATAGAGCGGATCGAGTCCGAGGAAAGAACACCCACCGGCAACTTCGGGAAGTACCGGAATTGCTGATTCTTCCAATTCGCAGCAGACATTTGAAGAAACGGTAATCTCGTTCAAAGTCGTTGCCAGTCCGCCTCTTGTGGGGTCACGCAGCACGTGGACATCAGGGATTTCCTGTACCAGTTTGACCAACAGATGGTTCAGGGCAGCACTGTCGCTCTGAACATTGGATTCAAGGGAAAGCCCTTCGCGAGTTCCAAGAATGGTCAAACCGTGATCTCCCATGGTTCCGCTGACCAATACAGCATCACCTACCGCAGCACGGTCGCCGCTAGGCGCAGGGTCGGCAATGATCTCGCCTACTCCGGTAGTGTTGATAAAAATCTTATCAACCATGCCCTTGGGTACGACCTTTGTATCACCGGTAACAATATTTACCCCGGCGTGCCTGCAAGCCTCGCCCATTGATTTAACGATCTTCTCCAGATCGTCCATGGGCAAACCTTCTTCAATAATATACGCACAGGTCAGGTAGCGAGGAATTGCACCGAGCATAGCCACATCGTTCACAGTACCGTGAACAGCAAGTGAACCGATATCACCGCCGGGGAAAAAGATAGGATCAACAGTGAAACTGTCCGTGCTCATGGATATCTGCCCTTTCAGGTTCAAGGTGGCAGCATCATTGAGCCTATCAAGTTCATCGTTTGCAAAATGCTTGAGGAAAAGTTCGGAAATAAGCCTCTGGGAAGCCTTTCCACCAGAGCCGTAATCGAGCAAAACTTTATCTGAGGACATATTAATCTACTTTGTATTTGAAGTAAGCGGCACAGCTACCTTCAGTTGAAACCATACAGGGGCCTACCGGCTTAGCGGGAGTACAAGCTTTCCCGAACAGGGGACACTGCTCAGGTGACATTTTGCCCTTAAGAACTTCACCGCATTTACAGCCCGGGAGTGATGGACATTCGCCGATGTTGAGATCAAAAGCTTTCTTGGCGTCATACTTTTCAAACTCATCCCGGAACTCAAGACCACTTCCAGGGATCATCCCGATACCACGCCAGAGGGCATCTGACTCCTCAAAGACCTGGTACATTACTTCCACAGCCTTGGGGTTACCGTCCTCGGAAACACCGCGCACATACTGATTCTGAATAACCGGATGCTCATCTTTGGAAGAACGGACCATCATCAGCAGGGCCTGTAAAATATCCACAGGATCGAATCCCGTCACCACTGATGGTTTACCGTATTTTTCACCTATAAAATCATACGGATGAACTCCGATCACAGTCGACACATGACCGGGTAGGATAAACCCGTCAATGCGTGTATCAGGATCGGAAATAAGAACATCAAGTGCGGGCGGAACCAGTTTGTGAAAGGAAAGCACCTTGAAATTTTCAAGTCCCTGCTGCTGGGCCATGAGTACTGTGGCCGCAATAGTCGGGGCCGTAGTTTCAAACCCCACTCCCAGAAAAACAACCGTGCTGTCCGGGTTATTGCGCGCAAGATCCAAAGCATCAAAAGGAGAATAAATAATCTCCACCCGTGCGCCGTCCGCCTGCGCGTTCTTCAGACAGTGGCCCTTGTCACCGGGCACCTTGATCAGGTCGC from Marinifilum sp. JC120 includes these protein-coding regions:
- the rplK gene encoding 50S ribosomal protein L11, with amino-acid sequence MAKKEIGKIKLQIPAGSANPSPPVGPALGQHGVNIMEFCKAFNAKTQDQKGMIIPVIITVYQDRSFSFITKTPPASTLLLKAAKLAKGSGEPNKNKVGKVTKAQVKEIAELKAPDLTAADTEAAMKSIMGTARSMGIEVTE
- a CDS encoding tRNA-dihydrouridine synthase family protein; the protein is MKSLPISPDKPWLAPLAGYSDLPFRMLCRKRGCAVACTEMVSVKGIKYDGKGTKVLLATCPEDHPLVVQLFGGEPQDYSDTMPQLLDQGYSFFDLNSGCPVKKVLKTGGGSALHLDPDRLVETASTMVCIAGEGRVGVKIRLGFMNGEDNYLEIAKRLEDVGVAWITMHPRYAKQMFSGEADWSKLATLKQNVSVPVIGSGDLFTAEDGMECIRQTGIDGIMFARGALFDPAIFARYLKLLDDPQCATLPPFDLGKTMEEHINITREFDGSTRSFRKIRSILPRYAKGMDGIRAIRTKLTSCEDWDELIEAAREVSTLTMDRC
- the rpmG gene encoding 50S ribosomal protein L33, yielding MRVKVLMQCTECKRRNYSTMKNKKNTTGRVELKKYCPFDKKHTLHRETK
- a CDS encoding 50S ribosomal protein L7/L12; protein product: MADITKDQVVDFISNMTVLELSEFIKELEEKFGVSAAAPVAAVAAMPGAAGGAAEAEEQTEFDVILKGAGGNKIAVIKAVRALTGLGLKEAKAKVDEAPAAIKEGVEKAEAEEALKQLEEAGAEAEMK
- the tuf gene encoding elongation factor Tu, giving the protein MGKAKFERGKPHVNIGTIGHIDHGKTTLTAAITKIAGLAGNGEYVAFDEIDKAPEEKERGITIATAHVEYETENRHYAHVDCPGHADYIKNMITGAAQMDGAILVVAATDGPMPQTREHILLARQVGVPGIVVFLNKCDMVDDEELLELVEMEVRELLSSYDFPGDDLPVILGSALKALECDSAGDDAAKPILDLLAACDSYIEEPERDIDKPFLMPIEDVFSISGRGTVVTGRVERGVVKVGEEVEIVGIKETAKTTCTGVEMFRKLLDQGQAGDNVGVLLRGIKREEVERGQVLAAPGSINPHTKFKAEVYVLSKDEGGRHTPFFSGYRPQFYFRTTDITGVVTLDEGVEMVMPGDNATFNVEMINPVAMDPGLRFAIREGGRTVGAGVVTEILE
- the nusG gene encoding transcription termination/antitermination protein NusG, coding for MSEDAEKPQGKKARWYIVHTYSGFEQRVEQTVREMMRTGQDKGLIEEVVVPTEKVVELVKGEKRTSTRKFYPGYVMIKMIMEDESWHLIQSIPRVTGFIGGKNRPTPMRDSEAAKILSLMEDRQEQPRPKFNFDRGDEVRVIDGPFSGFNGVVEDVNYDKGKLRVSVSIFGRQTPVELDFVQVTKG
- the secE gene encoding preprotein translocase subunit SecE — its product is MAKKKNKSAGVQAKAEAQGAGGKIKQFTEFLEQSKVEIKKVVWPTQKETIQTCTAVLVLVVVMSLFLGVVDMGLSKLVETILS
- a CDS encoding 50S ribosomal protein L10 codes for the protein MNRQEKAQIIEQLKDRAERASIAIVTDFKGLGVEEFTQLRANLRNVGVDCQVVKNTLARLAFTGTEHEVLADKFKENCAVVTGYDDPVAAAKAVADFAKESKTFEMRFASLEGKFLDEDGVQALSKLPSKEELLGKTLGTMNAVPTNFVSLLANVPRGLLNVLSAVKDQKDAA
- a CDS encoding 50S ribosomal protein L1; amino-acid sequence: MPKHGKKYRKATEGTEQFGLTVEQAVASAVDKAYAKFDETVDVAINLGVDPKYSDQMIRGAVSLPNGLGKEVRIACFVNGEKEAEAKEAGADFVGGDDLVAKVKDGWLDFDKAIATPDMMAKVGQIGRVLGPRGLMPNAKTGTVTFDVAKAVNELKAGRVEFKVDKAGVLHAPIGKVSFGAEKLLENLKTLLETVGKMKPSSAKGTYMKAVAVATTMGPGFKIDPLSARKYSES